The following proteins are co-located in the Microbacterium sp. Clip185 genome:
- a CDS encoding LacI family DNA-binding transcriptional regulator, which translates to MVRRVTIHDVAAAAGVSVATVSKAVNGRYGVAEETVARVLSAVDELGYESSLVASSMRSRRTGVIGVLVADFEPFSAEVLKGVGSALADSGHDVLAYSGSHQEGTGWERRSLSRLSGTLIDGAIMVTPTIVNVTSDVPIVAVDPHTGRADLPTVESDSFTGAQQAVRHLVELGHRRIGFIAGRPDLRSSAARDAGYRVALSEAGIPFDPNLVGVGRYHGDIAREAAVQMLSSVHRPTAIFAANDLSALSIIDVAHELGLSVPEDLSVIGFDDVPEAARAALPLSTVRQPMQRLGAAAATMVLALMNGEELDATHVRLATRLVPRATTAPPRAER; encoded by the coding sequence ATGGTCCGAAGGGTCACGATTCACGACGTCGCCGCAGCCGCCGGCGTGTCCGTCGCGACCGTCTCGAAAGCCGTGAACGGCCGGTACGGCGTCGCGGAGGAGACGGTGGCGCGCGTGCTGTCCGCGGTCGACGAGCTGGGTTACGAATCCAGCCTCGTCGCCTCGAGCATGCGCTCGCGGCGCACCGGGGTGATCGGTGTGCTCGTCGCCGATTTCGAGCCGTTCTCCGCCGAGGTGCTCAAGGGCGTGGGCAGCGCTCTGGCCGACTCCGGCCATGACGTGCTGGCGTACAGCGGCTCCCACCAGGAGGGGACGGGTTGGGAGCGGCGCTCGCTCAGTCGCCTCAGCGGAACTCTCATCGACGGCGCGATCATGGTGACGCCCACGATCGTGAACGTCACCTCTGACGTGCCCATCGTCGCGGTCGATCCGCACACCGGCCGCGCCGACCTCCCGACCGTCGAGTCGGACAGCTTCACCGGTGCGCAGCAGGCGGTTCGCCACCTCGTCGAGCTCGGCCACCGCCGCATCGGCTTCATCGCCGGGCGTCCGGATCTGCGCTCGTCCGCCGCGCGCGACGCGGGCTACCGGGTGGCACTGTCCGAGGCCGGCATCCCCTTCGATCCGAATCTCGTCGGCGTCGGCCGATATCACGGCGACATCGCTCGCGAGGCCGCCGTGCAGATGCTGTCCTCCGTCCACCGGCCCACGGCGATCTTCGCCGCCAACGACCTCTCCGCGCTTTCGATCATCGACGTCGCGCACGAACTGGGGCTCTCGGTGCCGGAGGATCTGTCGGTCATCGGGTTCGACGACGTCCCCGAGGCCGCCCGTGCAGCGCTGCCCCTGTCGACCGTGCGCCAGCCCATGCAGCGACTCGGCGCCGCCGCCGCGACCATGGTCCTCGCCCTCATGAACGGCGAGGAGCTGGATGCCACGCACGTCCGGCTCGCGACGCGGCTCGTCCCGCGCGCCACCACCGCTCCGCCGCGCGCGGAGCGGTGA
- a CDS encoding extracellular solute-binding protein: MRTKKLLVGAAALAMSALALAGCSGGGDSGDSGGDVTLTFWHNSTTGDGKQYWVDTAAAFEKANPGVKIEIQSIQNEEMDGKLQTALNSGDAPDIFMARGGGKLADVVKAGQAMDLTDGLSQATKDAMGGALSAFAIDGKNYGVPTAVLPSGIYYASDLFTQAGVTETPTTIDELEAANEKLRAAGIDPIAVGAKDAWPAAHWYYNFALRACSKDALDKAASDRSFDDPCWLEAGENLEAFIKTNPFNDGFLTTTAQQGAGSSAGLLANHQAAMELMGAWDPGVIASLTPNEEPLADLKWFPFPEVSGGKGEAGAMMGGVDGFSCWVNAPKQCVDFLNFIAEKENQEGYAKAFQTLPASTEAQSVVTDPALVDILKSYNDAPYVVVWLDTLYGQNVGNALNVAVVDLFAGKGTPQGIVDAVNAAAAKS; the protein is encoded by the coding sequence ATGAGAACCAAGAAGTTGCTGGTCGGTGCTGCTGCGCTGGCCATGAGCGCCCTCGCGCTCGCCGGCTGTAGCGGCGGAGGAGATTCCGGCGACAGCGGCGGCGACGTCACGCTGACCTTCTGGCACAACTCGACCACGGGCGACGGCAAGCAGTACTGGGTCGACACGGCCGCCGCCTTCGAGAAGGCCAACCCCGGCGTCAAGATCGAGATCCAGTCGATCCAGAACGAGGAGATGGACGGCAAGCTCCAGACCGCCCTCAACTCCGGCGATGCGCCCGACATCTTCATGGCTCGCGGCGGCGGCAAGCTCGCCGATGTGGTCAAGGCGGGTCAGGCCATGGACCTCACCGACGGCCTCTCGCAGGCGACGAAGGACGCGATGGGCGGCGCGCTCTCCGCCTTCGCGATCGACGGCAAGAACTACGGCGTTCCGACCGCCGTCCTGCCCTCAGGCATCTACTACGCGTCCGACCTCTTCACCCAGGCCGGCGTGACCGAGACCCCCACCACCATCGACGAGCTCGAGGCGGCCAACGAGAAGCTGCGCGCGGCCGGGATCGACCCAATCGCCGTCGGCGCGAAGGATGCGTGGCCCGCCGCGCACTGGTATTACAACTTCGCCCTGCGCGCCTGCTCGAAGGACGCACTCGACAAGGCGGCCTCCGACCGCTCCTTCGACGACCCGTGCTGGCTGGAGGCGGGTGAGAACCTCGAGGCCTTCATCAAGACCAACCCCTTCAACGACGGCTTCCTCACGACGACGGCGCAGCAAGGCGCCGGCTCCTCGGCCGGCCTGCTCGCCAACCACCAGGCCGCGATGGAGCTCATGGGCGCCTGGGACCCGGGTGTGATCGCCTCGCTGACTCCCAACGAGGAGCCGCTCGCGGACCTCAAGTGGTTCCCCTTCCCCGAGGTCTCGGGCGGCAAGGGTGAGGCCGGCGCCATGATGGGCGGCGTCGACGGCTTCAGCTGCTGGGTCAACGCTCCCAAGCAGTGCGTCGACTTCCTGAACTTCATCGCTGAGAAGGAGAACCAGGAGGGCTACGCGAAGGCGTTCCAGACCCTTCCGGCGTCCACCGAAGCGCAGAGCGTCGTGACCGACCCCGCTCTGGTCGACATCCTCAAGAGCTACAACGACGCCCCCTACGTGGTCGTCTGGCTCGACACCCTGTACGGCCAGAACGTGGGCAACGCGCTCAACGTCGCCGTCGTCGATCTGTTCGCGGGCAAGGGCACGCCGCAGGGCATCGTCGACGCCGTCAACGCCGCGGCCGCGAAGTCCTGA
- a CDS encoding glycoside hydrolase family 43 protein encodes MGRYRNPILPGCHPDPSICRFGDRYVLVTSSFEYLPGLPVHVSDDLVNWTLAGHALHRPGQIDLSDLTSSSGTYAPTVREVDGRLVVVCTVVGPEEGEWGGRTGHFLVTASAPEGPWSDPVWIDGVGGFDPSITVDGDRVWLCGTREAVEGYWPGRTEVWVAELDVATGALGSEPVVIWTGAAVGAVWAEGPHLLPHPDGGWMLLVAEGGTDLEHAVCVAYADRIDGPYTPDAGNPRLSHRDLGPVAPIVAVGHADLVDDVDGRSWATVLALHPVGGRRGILGRRTSLVPVAWADGRPLFAPGVGRVEEVVTAEGVPDQRPHPIRVEEHFTGELLDLEWNGAGRLPEEFASGGADGLLLPGGAEPSNTAGVAFLGRRLPDENSDVSLRVRIAAQDDAFRAGILLRVSDAQQLELSVTGAGDAIAVLAGAEIGRVPLGRDALGAEIELSLRIRDLTAQLFAGDQELVSCELDVLAPRPPRGFIGAWVGPVAVGSGEAHITRFTLSAG; translated from the coding sequence ATGGGTCGTTACCGCAATCCCATCCTGCCGGGCTGTCATCCGGATCCCAGCATCTGCCGCTTCGGCGACCGGTACGTCCTCGTCACCTCGAGCTTCGAGTACCTGCCCGGGCTTCCGGTCCACGTCTCCGACGACCTCGTGAACTGGACGCTGGCGGGACACGCGCTGCACCGCCCCGGGCAGATCGACCTGTCGGATCTCACGTCCTCCTCCGGCACGTATGCGCCGACGGTGCGCGAGGTGGACGGCCGACTCGTCGTGGTGTGCACGGTCGTCGGGCCCGAGGAGGGCGAGTGGGGCGGGCGGACCGGCCACTTCCTGGTGACGGCGAGCGCTCCCGAGGGTCCCTGGTCCGACCCGGTGTGGATCGACGGCGTGGGCGGGTTCGACCCCTCGATCACGGTCGACGGCGATCGTGTCTGGCTCTGCGGCACCCGGGAGGCCGTGGAGGGTTACTGGCCCGGCCGGACCGAGGTGTGGGTGGCGGAGCTCGATGTCGCCACGGGTGCTCTCGGCAGCGAGCCGGTCGTGATCTGGACGGGAGCCGCTGTGGGGGCGGTCTGGGCCGAGGGTCCGCATCTTCTGCCGCATCCGGATGGCGGATGGATGCTGCTGGTCGCCGAGGGCGGGACCGACCTCGAGCACGCGGTGTGCGTCGCCTATGCCGATCGCATCGACGGTCCGTACACGCCGGATGCGGGAAACCCGCGTCTGTCGCACCGTGATCTCGGGCCGGTGGCTCCGATCGTCGCCGTGGGGCACGCCGACCTCGTGGACGATGTCGACGGGCGCAGCTGGGCGACGGTGCTGGCGCTGCATCCCGTGGGCGGGCGGCGGGGGATCCTCGGTCGCCGCACCTCCCTCGTGCCGGTCGCGTGGGCCGACGGGCGTCCGCTGTTCGCGCCGGGCGTCGGGCGCGTGGAGGAGGTCGTGACGGCGGAGGGCGTGCCGGATCAGCGACCGCACCCGATCCGCGTCGAGGAGCACTTCACCGGTGAGCTGCTCGACCTCGAGTGGAACGGCGCCGGCCGGCTGCCGGAGGAGTTCGCGAGCGGGGGCGCCGACGGCCTGCTGCTTCCCGGAGGCGCTGAGCCGTCGAACACGGCGGGGGTCGCCTTCCTCGGTCGACGACTCCCCGACGAGAACAGCGACGTGTCGCTGCGCGTGCGTATCGCTGCGCAGGACGATGCGTTCCGCGCGGGCATCCTCCTGCGGGTCTCCGACGCCCAGCAGCTGGAGCTGTCGGTGACCGGAGCGGGCGACGCGATCGCGGTGCTGGCGGGAGCGGAGATCGGGCGCGTGCCCCTCGGGCGGGACGCTCTGGGCGCCGAGATCGAGCTCAGCCTCCGCATCCGCGACCTCACCGCGCAGCTCTTCGCGGGAGATCAGGAGCTGGTCTCCTGCGAGCTCGACGTGCTGGCGCCCCGGCCTCCGCGCGGGTTCATCGGCGCCTGGGTGGGGCCGGTCGCCGTCGGATCGGGTGAGGCGCACATCACGCGCTTCACGCTCAGCGCGGGCTGA
- a CDS encoding carbohydrate ABC transporter permease, protein MASVREHASTVADAADSLPPVGGAASAASSTRPRRRRGRWRLRAELLLLLGPALIVFVSFVIFPVAMAAFYGFFSWSGYGAPTDFVGIRNYVTILTDPAFHEALGHNGFIVVMSLVMQGPLALGLALLLNRKMRFQSLIRVLIFVPYVISEVVVGLGWGLLLQSNGALNGLLEKIGLGALANDWISNPSLAIWTLMVIITWKYVGFAVILFLAGLQGIPEELSEAAAIDGASYWQIQRHIVLPLMGPTIRIWAFLSVIGSLQLFDLVWIVWGQYVASTAGTSTMATYMVANGRNAGSYGYGSAVAVVMFLISLAVALLYQRFVLRRDTAGAITGGAR, encoded by the coding sequence ATGGCTTCCGTTCGCGAACACGCGAGTACCGTCGCTGACGCGGCGGACAGCCTTCCGCCGGTGGGCGGTGCCGCATCCGCGGCATCGTCCACCCGGCCCCGCCGCCGACGGGGCAGGTGGCGCCTGCGCGCCGAGCTGCTCCTGCTGCTCGGCCCCGCCCTGATCGTCTTCGTCTCGTTCGTGATCTTCCCGGTCGCGATGGCGGCGTTCTACGGCTTCTTCAGCTGGTCGGGCTACGGCGCCCCCACCGACTTCGTCGGCATCCGCAACTACGTCACGATCCTCACCGACCCGGCCTTCCACGAGGCCCTGGGGCACAACGGCTTCATCGTCGTGATGTCGCTCGTGATGCAGGGACCGCTCGCTCTGGGCCTCGCCCTGCTGCTCAACCGCAAGATGCGGTTCCAGTCCCTCATCCGCGTGCTCATCTTCGTGCCGTACGTCATCTCCGAGGTCGTCGTCGGCCTCGGATGGGGCCTGCTGCTGCAGTCGAACGGCGCACTGAACGGGCTGCTCGAGAAGATCGGCCTGGGCGCTCTCGCGAACGACTGGATCTCGAATCCCTCGCTCGCGATCTGGACCCTCATGGTCATCATCACGTGGAAGTACGTCGGCTTCGCCGTCATCCTCTTCCTCGCAGGCCTCCAGGGCATCCCGGAGGAGCTGTCGGAGGCGGCCGCGATCGACGGCGCGTCGTACTGGCAGATCCAGCGTCACATCGTGCTGCCGCTCATGGGACCGACGATCCGCATCTGGGCCTTCCTCTCGGTGATCGGATCGCTCCAGCTGTTCGATCTCGTGTGGATCGTGTGGGGGCAGTACGTCGCCTCGACGGCGGGCACCTCCACCATGGCCACCTACATGGTCGCCAACGGCCGCAACGCCGGAAGCTACGGCTACGGCAGCGCGGTCGCGGTCGTCATGTTCCTCATC